Below is a window of Deltaproteobacteria bacterium DNA.
TGTCCGATGAGACAACAACGGTTTCTTCTGCCCGTTTTTGAACCATCCGTTTAATGACATCATCGGCTTTTTCACCTTTCCGGGAATATATGATGTCGATGCCTGAGAGCTTATCCCTCTCTTCTTCGAAGGATCCACCTTCCTCGCCGTCGAAGACAACGGTTACCTTATGCCCCCGCTGTCTCTTATACAGCGATATGCTGCGTATCAGAGCCTTTCGGCCTTCCTCCAGACTGAATCTCTCATACCGCCGTAGTGCATCGGACTGTCTTATCAGATTGTAGCCGTCAATGATGATGTGCATGATGGCAAGTACCTGCTTTATTTCATCGCTTGTTGACTTCAGACAGGAAGGATGCCTCTTCTGCCGCTCCGCAGGTTAGGCATGCAG
It encodes the following:
- a CDS encoding NYN domain-containing protein encodes the protein MHIIIDGYNLIRQSDALRRYERFSLEEGRKALIRSISLYKRQRGHKVTVVFDGEEGGSFEEERDKLSGIDIIYSRKGEKADDVIKRMVQKRAEETVVVSSDRDIADFVSRRGGTAISSQAFEELISKVKTGMPDPHPHTEGRYDKEEDDETRAGIKKKGPSRRLTRKKKAAIVRIRKL